In Dama dama isolate Ldn47 chromosome 9, ASM3311817v1, whole genome shotgun sequence, the following proteins share a genomic window:
- the H3-4 gene encoding histone H3.1t, with translation MARTKQTARKSTGGKAPRKQLAIKVARKSAPVTGGMRKPHRYRPGTVALREIRRYQKSTELLIRKLPFQRLVREIAQDFKTDLRFQSSAVMALQEACESYLVSLFEDTNLCAIHAKRVTIMPKDIQLARRIRGERA, from the coding sequence ATGGCCCGAACGAAGCAAACTGCTCGCAAGTCCACTGGCGGCAAAGCGCCTCGTAAGCAGTTAGCTATCAAAGTTGCTCGCAAGAGTGCACCAGTTACCGGTGGCATGAGGAAGCCACATCGCTATCGGCCTGGAACCGTAGCACTGCGGGAGATCCGCCGCTACCAGAAGTCTACCGAACTTCTGATTCGGAAGCTGCCGTTTCAGCGCCTGGTGCGGGAAATTGCGCAGGATTTCAAAACCGATCTGCGCTTCCAGAGTTCCGCTGTGATGGCACTGCAGGAGGCTTGTGAGTCGTATCTCGTCAGTCTCTTCGAAGACACCAATCTGTGTGCCATCCATGCTAAGCGTGTCACCATCATGCCTAAGGATATCCAGCTGGCACGGCGAATTCGTGGAGAGCGTGCCTAG